The Nitrospirota bacterium genome window below encodes:
- a CDS encoding carboxypeptidase regulatory-like domain-containing protein — MRSVIAAMMIATIGFGNPVWAYEEITVTDGGSITGTVTLEGQVPKPKGYNLTTLPDQFYCGRISDGQGWRILQPFQVGPAGEFREVVVYLEGIDKGKPF; from the coding sequence ATGCGTTCTGTAATTGCCGCAATGATGATAGCCACGATCGGATTCGGAAATCCGGTGTGGGCCTATGAAGAAATCACCGTGACGGACGGAGGCAGTATCACGGGCACCGTGACCCTCGAAGGCCAGGTCCCCAAGCCGAAGGGCTACAATCTCACGACCCTGCCGGACCAATTCTATTGCGGACGCATTTCTGATGGGCAGGGCTGGCGCATCCTGCAGCCGTTCCAGGTCGGGCCGGCTGGCGAGTTCCGCGAGGTGGTGGTCTATTTAGAGGGAATCGACAAAGGCAAGCCCTTC